AAGAAAGCAGCAGCTTCTGTGCCTAGAGTCAGAACATCAATCCTGACATAGTAGCAACATACAGCTGTTACACAGTAAATACACACCTTGAAATGTTATATATTCTGCACATATTTGGACTTTTGAATGTCTGAGCTCAGTTGTAACCACATCCATTGACAGAGGTGACCAAATGTAACAAACAACAAGACTTTGAAACAATGAATGCAGTTaagataaacagaaatgcaatttccttacgCAGATTAAACGGTTAAAATTTGAATCAGGTTCACCCAAATAGACAGTGACAAGAAACGGttacattaagttatttcagtcaGAGCTTTCTTAACCCTCTCCACCCGACCCACTCTTCTCTCCTTTCTGCAGAGAGAGTTggccaaacagacacacagcatcATAGAGTACTACTGTAAGCTCCTGGAGGAAGAGGGGGCTCCACATATGAGATCCGTCCTGTGTATCGGAGGCATGTCAGTCAAAGACCAGATGGAGGTGGTCAAACAGTAAGTCATATAAATCATTTGACCTGCTCATTAACCAGCCATTCTGCAGGTCAGTCATTCATTTAGTCAGCCAGTAATCCAAGCCAGTCACCTGTTCAGTCAACAGGCCAATGGTGTTGGGGCCAGTTTGGCCTCTGACCGTATTTTAACCCTGTGTGTGTAGTGGTGTCCACATGATGGTGGCGACCCCTGGGCGTCTGATGGACCTGCTCCAGAAGAAGATGATCAGTCTAGATATCTGCCGGTACTTGGCTCTGGACGAGGCTGACAGGATGATAGACATGGGCTTTGAGGAGGACATCAGGACTATCTTCTCCTACTTTAAGGTAAAGAGGGATTACGAGCTCGGGAGAAAGATTAACTTTAACTTGGACAGCATCTTCTCATGCTCTAAGGTATCAGAGGTTAATGTTCATACACTATCCtgaattaccatcacaagtgTCTGTCCATATTGCATTCCAAGGTGGACCGACTTTAAAGATGTTACAAAAACTGTTAATTTATCCTTGTATCAGCCAACAAAACAAGCAGGGCTACCAAAGTCGATGGTATATTTACAAAAAGCCCCAAATGACTATCTGAAATGCtaccattttaaaaacactaGCCTCTGTCAATCTACTAAACAGCAGGTATTCTTTTGGACAGGAGATTTGGACCAGTAACCAACTGAGGTTCTAATCCTTGAACCTAGAGTAGGCCTATGATGACCAACTGCGGTTCTAATCCCTGAACGTAGAGTAGGCCTATGCTGACCAACTGCGGTTCTAATCCCTGAACGTAGAGTAGGCCTATGCTGACCAACTGCGGTTCTAATCCCTGAACGTAGAGTAGGCCTATGCTGACCAACTGCGGTTCTAATCCCTGAAACTAGAGTAGGCCTATGATGACCAACTGGGTTCTAATCCTTGAACCTAGTGCAGGCCTGTGATGACCGACTGGGTTCTAATCCCTCAATCTAGAGTAGGCCTATGATGACCGACTGGGTTCTAATCCCTCAATCTAGAGTAGGCCTATGATGACCAACTGGGTTATAATTCCAGAACCTAGTGCAGGCCTGTGATGACCGACTGGGTTCTAATCCCTCAATCTAGAGTAGGCTTATGATCACAGAATCAACCTTTTTTAATGTTAATTAGTATGTCAAACTTGACTGACAATTAAATCTATGTAATTGAGTCTCATTAAAGTTTGCCTACATTTCTCTATGACACCTTGTCAACATGCATGCGCTGTCACTTAGACTTTGACAAGTAGGCTAACTATTCTTGTAGCCTTCCTTTACATATTTATGTAGCCATCATTTACATACACTTAATCGTTATTAGCACAGTCACTAGACCAGGGGACTTCCGACACCTCAGTTGTGAGCTATTGGTAGGTTGCAGCTCAACTACTTTTTCAGCATGTTTCCCAGTCTGTGTGGGCTTCGTTAAGCTGGATAGCTGTCGGTACTTTGCAGGCTTTCAGTATGACATTTTCATGAGGTAGGCACAGATTTTGACAACAAGACTACGAATGCTCGTGTTACAGCATTTTTTTAGCTTTGACTTTTTAGACTGCCCATGTATTTGTGGTGGACAGTACAAAACTGGTCCAAAAAGCATTCGAAATGTATCATCCCTGGCACttgtcaaatgtgtttttatgtgccTGAAACGGAGGATAATGAAGTATGGAGCGGGCCTGTTCTGGCCAGCGAGACACCAGACTCACCGGGGGCGGCGTCTGTCCCCGGAGCCGTTGGTGGTTTCCGGATTTAAAACCGGAGAATTTTGAGAAAGTTAATAGAAAGTGAAAGTTTTACAACCATCCTTAAGACACACAGAAGCAGACAGGACTGTACCCAATCTTGATTGTGTGTTCCTGCAGGGCCAGAGACAAACCTTGCTGTTCAGTGCCACCATGCCTAAGAAGATCCAGAACTTTGCAAAGAGTGCCCTGGTAAAACCTATTACCATCAACGTGGGCCGGGCTGGTGCTGCCAGCCTGGATGTCATTCAGGTACAACAATCATCCGCCTACCATGTCACACCCTGTACTGCCAGCCTGCAGACCTCATCCGGCCCGGTTATTGATTTAAGAACATTaaaatacactatatggccaaaggtatgtggacacccgaccatcacagCTATATAAGCCTCTTGAACTGactttaaagtcactgagctcttcagtatgacCCATTGTATTGCCAATCAGAGGTGGCGCTAAAATGAGTTGCGGTGTGTGCAAATGATTTTTTTGCTGGATACTGTTTAGTTGGCATAGAAATGATGAACATCTACTCTgctcagccataacattatgaccacctgcctaatattgtgtaggtcccccttttaccgccaaaacaaccctgacccgtcgaggcatggactccactagacctctgaaggtgtgctgtggtgtctggcaccaagatgtaaGCAACAGGTTCTTTAAGTCCTGTGCCATGAttacgagattatcagtgtcattcacttaGGATAGATTGTTACAATGACCAGAGCGGCATCACAGCTGCAAGCGATGGGCGGAATACAGTTATGATCCAGGGCCAACAGCTAGCAGCCAAGTTTGGCAGGTACGTTTTGTTGAAGCCTAATAACAAGCTTCTGTTCATTCTAGTACATGAAACGTTCTTATATTAATTTGATCTGCCTCTATCATTTAGTTGGGAAATCCGATAGAGATAGTAAGATTTTAGCAGCGGaagggtgtgtgggggtggggctaCGATTTGCACCCATGGGAGAGAAGGCTAAGCTCCGCCCCtgctgccaatgtttgtctatgaaGATTTCATGGCTGTGTGCTGGATTTCATGCATCTCTGAGCcgtgggtgtggctgaaacacctgagctcagtaattagtaggggtgtccacatacttttggccatttAGTGTATCACATTTAATTTTCTCCCGGAGAATTTGTTTTCCTGTTGTTGAATATTTGCACACATACAAtatacagccaatcagatctgCTGAAAGTGGCAGGGTCTGTCTGGCAGCCAATCTGTCTGCTCTTTAACCACGTTTTAGATGGCATTGTCTGAAAGGCCAGAGTGTTGTCGGCTCTATCAATCTGCATTATCTTACTTGCTACATTTCTGGTTTCATAATCTGCATAAGGACTACTCGCTACGCATCTAAATCTACTTTCACAGGAAGTTAGGTGGCTGGACGCTacgttgtaaaaaaaaaacacagacaacagaaaATAGAATATGGTGCAGAATAATATGCCGGTCAGCTGAGGATATGCCATTCACAATGTtctctgtttaaagaaaaacaaaagatttACAACAGACAaataatgtacacattttctGTAGATTAACTATTGTGTTCCATTACTATATTGAGCAGCATGTAAATGGTCTTAATTATGTTgctgtgaattacatttaatgcatttgaaatgactattttggcccattttagGAAGAGTAACCCCAGATAGAACATGTCTGTCCATGAACAGTCTGTCCCTCTGTAAATAACCTTTTTTTAATATAGTTAGAATATAGTTGAATAACCTGGTCTGTCCTCTAATGTGCTAGACTGGGGTCCATAAAGCTCTTTTCAAATGGAGTTgtagaaataattattcaccAGGTTGTCCCATTGGAACAAGGTAATGAAATTGCTTTGTGTTCTTTTGGCTCTCAGGCGCTGTGACTGCAAATTGACTTtagatttaatttgtttatgttgattgtttaatttaatttcaggAAGTGGAGTATGTGAAGGAAGAGGCTAAGATGGTTTACCTGCTGGAGTGTCTACAGAAGACCCCTCCCCCGGTTCGTAACCTGTACATTCATGTTGATGTTCAGGTAGCCTATACTCAACAAACTGTACATTCATGTTGATGTTCAGGTAGCCTATACTCAACAAACTGTACATTAATGTTGATGTTCAGGTAGCTTGTACTCAACAAATTGTACATTCGTGTTGATGTTCAGGTAGCCTATACTCAACAAATTGTACATTCGTGTTGATGTTCAGGTAGCCTATACTCAACAAACTGTACATTCGTGTTGATGTTCAGGTAGCCTATACTGTATTTAGTCAGAACCACTTGTAGGTTTGATGTCTGCCTAGCACAGTGTGTTAACCCTTTACCTTGGGTCCTGACAATGTACGCGGAGtgcacagtggatataaaaagtctacacacccctgtgaaaatgccaggtttctgtgatttaaaagaatgagacaaagataaatcatgtcagaatgttttctactgttaatgtgacctataatgtgaacaattcaatagaaaagcAAACGGAAATtgtcgagggggaaaaatgaaaaataaaaaccttgttccataagtgtacacaccctcttgtggctgtgttcaatcaatcattcaatcaatcacatttatttataaagccctttttagtttgtttttcaattgaattgttcacattataggtcacattaaaggtagtGTAAGTTCTGATGTGATTTGtcttcattattttacatcacaagaatctggcattttgacagggatgtgtagactttttatatccactgtacttacTCAGAAGGTAAGGTTGGTGTTctttcctgtctccctccagGTGTTGATGTTCGCTGAGAAGAAAGCTGATGTGGACGCCATTCATGAATACCTCCTGCTGAAAGGAGTGGAGGCTGTGGCAATTCACGGAGGAAAAGGTGTGAACGCTAGCCCCTAAACCCAGGCCGCTAGCCCCTAAGCCATGATCACTAGACCCTAAACCATGACCcctggccaatataccatgaccACCAGCCCCTAAACCATGGCCACTGTCCAATAAACCCAAACCTGTAGACCCTAAACCATGACCACTAGCCCCTAAACCATGACCACTAGCCCTTAGGCCCTGACCACTAGTCCCTGACCACCAGTCTCTAAACTCTGACCACTAGCTTCTAAATCCTTACCTCTAGGCCCCAAACCCTGACCCCTGGATCCTAAACCCTGTCCACTAGGCCCTAAACATGAACTAAACACTTGCCTCTACCCTGACAAAATCCTAGCGTTGAAAGAGTTGAggagaaaaatacattaaaattgtATTCTATCCTACAGTAACAGCCTCTCACCACTAGGTGTCGTATTCCTTCTCTCATAGTGTTAGTAGTAACATCCTGTCatatagtaaaataaatgtttatatagGAGATAATGGTGTTTCGAAACGTTTATTCACCCCACATAATTTTGTGTTCAGTATTTCaaatggagaagctgcattCTTCTCTCTTGACCTCACAAGCACACGTGATCATCTCTCTTTAAAGGAATAATGGCAGACATAACACGGTCATTTCTTGGTTGCTAACATTTAGTTCACTAATTTTCTGTTCATGCTAGGaaaaacaagcactgaatagTGTAAGAAATTATTGCGCCATCTAAATCACTCtcttatatttttaaaatatctgaATATATCGTTTTTAATGCTTTTATTTGTTAGTCGAGTAAAATTAAAAGTCAGTATAGGATGTGTAGATCTGTAAGGGGGGCGTTGGTTTGAACTGTTGTTTCTTTTTAAGTCAGCtgtacatttgtttacattggcTTTGGCTTCTTACCCAAGTTCCCACTCTGATTTTCTTTTGGATTATActtattatttattaactttgttttattattctgttttggTGCATCAGGTGTGAGAAAGAAGCTTTCCAAATAATTGTAGTTTTATTACTACAACATTGAGAACTGTGTTTTTAGACCAGGAGGAGCGGACCAAAGCCATCGAGGCATTTAAGGAGGGGAAGAAGGATGTGCTAGTAGCTACAGACGTGGCGTCTAAAGGTCTGGACTTCCCGGCTATACAGCATGTTGTCAACTACGACATGCCCGAAGAGATAGAAAACTATGGTAAGACATCACTATCAATCCACCAATCGGTCTTTATTTGTTACatatttttgacaatttgtagaaaacattttcttacattttttacatcCAAATTATTCCGGAACTCTTTTACATTGCTGGCTTATTGGGTGAGTGTTTGTTTTCAGTCCACAGGATTGGTAGGACTGGCCGATCAGGGAAGACTGGTATCGCGACCACTTTCATCAACAAAGGCTGTGGTAAGACGACTCACCCACCTGATTctttacaatgaaaacaaattggAATGGTCGAACGTTCGAAGCCCAGTGCCTTTTTGTGTTTCCCGGTGCCTATTCTGAAGATCCCATCGCTGAACGATACGTGATCCATCCTTGACAGTTTCAGTCATTGAAACGGTTTACCTAATGAAACAGACGGTGTGCAGAGACAATGTGTGGGAGTGTCTCTTTTTACTTTTTCTCTTACATACCCGCGAATAAGTGAATACTTAATAAGTTATTAAAAAGTTGTTATTGCATTAAAGTTGGCGTGATTTTTGTGGCCTTAGGGACATGAATAGAGACGTGGGCTTGAGTGAATCTGTGTGGTTTTTCACTCTTTGGCATTTCTGACTAATTGTGAAGCCTAAGTAGTCAGAGCGTTTTGGCCAGTCTTGTACTGCTTGGTGGGTATTGATCATCTCCCTGCTTTCTTCATACTGTCCAGATGAGTCTGTGCTGATGGACCTTAAAGCCCTGTTGATAGAAGCCAAGCAGAAGGTTCCTCCGGTTCTCCAGGTTCTCCAGACAGGAGATGAGACCATGTTGGATATTGGAGGTAGAACATGCTCTCTGGATCCCCCTATCCTGATCTCTCTGTATATTCCAACCTCTCTCATCCGcttcctctcagtctctctttataccagtctctctctttgttctctctttctcctgatTTCtctatttgaatgtgaattgtCTCTTTCCCTACATTTTTCCAGCCTATTTATTGGTGTAACTATAACCTATTATGTCAGTGCCATGTCCTGGTCTGGTGTAACTGCCCTGTCTGACCTGGTTCTGGTTTGCGTGTTCTTCAGGGGAAAGAGGCTGTACGTTCTGTGGTGGTCTGGGACATCGGATCACAGACTGTCCCAAGCTGGAGGCCATGCAGACCAAACAGGTCACCAACATTGGACGCAAAGACTACCTGGCTCACAGCTCCATGGACTTCTGAGTCCTCTTCTGCTGTGTGGACCGCCGTCCCCTGCTGGTATGCCGTTTGGTTGGTTTTGCCAGGTCCATGACTACAAAGATGACTACAATCTGCACTCTGTAAAGTTTTTTTGCTTACAGCTTACTTATTTTGCCCTGGTGGACTGaaagaaagacattttaaaacctTGGGATTGTCTTCAAATAGTTAAAAAGGATCTGCGAGGTGATTCTGTCCCGTGGGTCCGCTCGCGTGTTTGTGATGGCCCAGGTTTTCAAAGTTCTGTACTGTCATTACTAATCTTGATGCTGTTATGGATGCAAGGTGCTTTCGTTTTCTCCTAACAATGTTACCAGGTtggcaaaataaaaatggaGAGCTTGTTTGTAttacttgttttaaaatgtaaaaatgtcagtGTCTTGACGATGTaaataaaccattaataacaacCCAAGTCTTGTTAGGTGTTGATCtctgaatggctgtgtgtgggggggggggcactgtaTTGTTGTATATACACTCTGACATTTCGACACACTTCTACAGTAAAATAGAGAGCTAGAAAAGGAAGTTCCTTTGTGACCACAATGAACATGATGAActtttttggtttaaaaaataaacaagtttTAAAGTACATCCCAGAACGTTttcaatttgtatttttctctttcttgcaGCACTGACTTAGCTAATATTTACTTCAGTTAAGTGTAGTTGCTATCACAGTATTTtgtggttgttccacctagTTAAGgaaagaaagcaacaactgtatGTTACTCAGGAAAAAAGTTAAGTTACTAAAATCTAAAATGCGTACATGAATGCAaaatgttaagaataaatatacaatatacttttttgtgCTGTGTGGAAACAGGCAGGGCTCAGCTAGATAGAGATTGCATCTTTCTCTGGTAAATGTCATGGTGATGACAGCAGTGGAGGGGAAGCTAAACATCTAGATACTGCTGATCTGCAGATGTGCTGTATCTCAGGGTCTTCTGTTGGCATCCTTGCTATTACCAACATTACCTTACTAACATTGACTAAGCTGTGGATTACTCTCACAAACCATGGAGGTGGTGTTCAAGGAGGGAATTCTTTACCTTCAAAGAAACATGTTTGGAAAGGTGAGAGTTAAACTGATCTCTGAACAATTCTGACATATTTTGTGAGCCTTGTGGAGCAGTGTTTAACAGCAGCAGCTCACCAGAGCAACTTCAACTGTCAAACTATTTGAGTTCTGCACCTACAGAACATTAGCTCTTCTGTATTTCAGAGTTCTGCATCTCCTATAGAATGTTAGCTCTGTTGTATTTCAGAGTTCTACACCTCCTACAGAATGTTAGCTCTGTTGTGTTTCAGAGTTCTGCACCTCCTACAGAACGTTAGCTCTCTTGTATTTCAGAGTTCTACACCTCATACAGCATGTTAGCTCCGTTGTGTTTCAGAGTTCTGCACCTCCTACAGAATGTTAGCTCTGTTGTATTTTAGAGTTCTGCACCTCCTACAGAATGTTAGCTCTGTTGTATTTTAGAGTTCTGCACCTCCTACAGAATGTTAGCTCTGTTGTGTTTCAGAGTTCTACACCTCCTACAGAATGTTAGCTCTGTTGTATTTTAGAGTTCTGCACCTCCTACAGAATGTTAGCTCTGTTGTATTTTAGAGTTCTGCACCTCCTACAGAATGTTAGCTCTGTTGTATTTTAGAGTTCTGCACCTCCTACAGAATGTTAGCTCTGTTGTATTTCAGAGTTCTGCACCTCCTATAGAATGTTAGCTCTGTTGTATTTTAGAGTTCTGCACCTCCTACAGAATGTTAGCTCTGTTGTATTTTAGAGTTCTGCACCTCCTACAGAATGTTAGCTCTGTTGTATTTTAGAGTTCTGCACCTCCTACAGAATGTTAGCTCTGTTGTGTTTCAGAGTTCTGCACCTCCTACAGAATGTTAGCTCTGTTGTATTTCAGAGTTCTGCACCTCCTACAGAATGTTAGCTCTGTTGTATTTTAGAGTTCTGCACCTCCTACAGAATGTTAGCTCTGTTGTGTTTCAGAGTTCTACACCTCCTACAGAATGTTAGCTCTGTTGTATTTTAGAGTTCTGCACCTCCTACAGAATGTTAGCTCTGTTGTATTTTAGAGTTCTGCACCTCCTACAGAATGTTAGCTCTGTTGTGTTTCAGAGTTCTACACCTCCTACAGAATGTTAGCTCTGTTGTATTTTAGAGTTCTGCACCTCCTACAGAATGTTAGCTCTGTTGTATTTTAGAGTTCTGCACCTCCTACAGAATGTTAGCTCTGTTGTGTTTCAGAGTTCTACACCTCCTACAGAATGTTAGCTCTGTTGTATTTTAGAGTTCTGCACCTCCTACAGAATGTTAGCTCTGTTGTATTTTAGAGTTCTGCACCTCCTACAGAATGTTAGCTCTGTTGTGTTTCAGAGTTCTACACCTCCTACAGAATGTTAGCTCTGTTGTATTTTAGAGTTCTGCACCTCCTACAGAATGTTAGCTCTGTTGTATTTTAGAGTTCTGCACCTCCTACAGAATGTTAGCTCTGTTGTGTTTCAGAGTTCTGCACCTCCTACAGAATGTTAGCTCTGTTGTATTTCAGAGTTCTGCACCTCCTATAGAATGTTAGCTCTGTTGTATTTCAAAGGTCTACACCTTTAGAATGTTTGCTTTGTTGTATTTAAGAGTTCTGTGCCTCCTGTATAATGTTAGCTCTGTTGTATTTCAGAGGTCTACACCTTTTGAATATTAGCTAGGTTGTATTGCAAAGGTTTTCCCCTTTAGAATGTTAGCTCTGTGGTATTGCAGAGTTGTGCACCTGCTATATAATGGTAGCTCTGTTGTATTGCTGTAAAACATTAATAGCACCAGTGCTCATTGTACTGCAAATCATTTAGCAGCTTTTTGCTGATGAGTGACTCGactttcttttaaataaagaaGGAACTGTTAAGAAAGGTTGAGGAATACATTGTTGATAGCTTCAGTTGCTATGGAGTGTTGACAAATctaaacaaatgttgttgtcttAGTGCCTCAGagttttatgtatttaaattaCCCAATTATTCATTTGTGAAAATGAATTCCTCCTCTTTGGAGATACAATGTG
The window above is part of the Esox lucius isolate fEsoLuc1 chromosome 4, fEsoLuc1.pri, whole genome shotgun sequence genome. Proteins encoded here:
- the ddx41 gene encoding probable ATP-dependent RNA helicase DDX41 translates to MESENRQKKRYYSEEDKSGSDHPSEEDDYVPYVPVKIRKKQMQQKMLRLRGKVVEEEQKDSGGEQRDEDDGLGPRSNVSLLDQHQVLKEKAEARKESAKEKQLKEEQKILQSVAEGRALMSVKEMAKGIIYDDPIKTSWLAPRYILNMPPARHDRVRKKYHILVDGDGIPPPIKSFREMKFPQAILKGLKKKGIVHPTPIQIQGIPTILSGRDMIGIAFTGSGKTLVFTLPIIMFCLEQEKKLPFCKNEGPYGLIICPSRELAKQTHSIIEYYCKLLEEEGAPHMRSVLCIGGMSVKDQMEVVKHGVHMMVATPGRLMDLLQKKMISLDICRYLALDEADRMIDMGFEEDIRTIFSYFKGQRQTLLFSATMPKKIQNFAKSALVKPITINVGRAGAASLDVIQEVEYVKEEAKMVYLLECLQKTPPPVLMFAEKKADVDAIHEYLLLKGVEAVAIHGGKDQEERTKAIEAFKEGKKDVLVATDVASKGLDFPAIQHVVNYDMPEEIENYVHRIGRTGRSGKTGIATTFINKGCDESVLMDLKALLIEAKQKVPPVLQVLQTGDETMLDIGGERGCTFCGGLGHRITDCPKLEAMQTKQVTNIGRKDYLAHSSMDF